Proteins found in one Lysinibacillus fusiformis genomic segment:
- a CDS encoding ferritin — protein MLSEKLHTALNEQMNFEFYSAHAYMAMAAYCTDQDYDGFANFFLVQAEEERFHAMKFYNFLSDMGYRATIQGFESPGNHFESILDAFKTALSHEKEVTRRIYNLSDIALDEREHATMAFLKWFIDEQVEEESTFDTLIRKIERIETDSNAIFMLDAELATRTFTPDAEA, from the coding sequence ATGTTATCTGAAAAACTACACACAGCTCTTAACGAACAAATGAATTTTGAATTCTACTCTGCGCATGCCTATATGGCAATGGCAGCCTATTGCACTGATCAAGATTATGATGGCTTCGCTAACTTCTTTTTAGTACAAGCAGAAGAAGAACGCTTCCATGCCATGAAATTTTATAATTTCCTAAGTGATATGGGCTATCGTGCGACAATCCAAGGTTTTGAAAGCCCAGGCAATCATTTCGAATCCATTTTAGATGCCTTTAAAACGGCTCTATCACACGAAAAAGAAGTAACTCGTCGTATTTACAATTTATCAGACATTGCTTTAGATGAACGTGAGCATGCGACAATGGCCTTTTTAAAATGGTTCATTGACGAGCAAGTGGAAGAAGAGTCTACATTCGATACATTAATTCGTAAAATCGAGCGTATCGAAACTGACTCAAACGCTATCTTTATGCTAGATGCCGAACTGGCAACTCGTACTTTTACACCAGATGCGGAAGCGTAA
- a CDS encoding ABC transporter ATP-binding protein produces MYRKFFSYYKPHKRLFVIDFSSAIIVAILELAFPLAVQWFIDELLPSGDWGMIVKVSVLLLLVYAISTFLNFIVNYLGHKLGINIETDMRQELFTHVQRQSFRFFDNTKTGHIMSRITNDLFDIGEFAHHGPEDLFIAIMTFIGAFAIMFNVNPTLALIAVIMVPFLTWLVTFSNVKMNNAWKTMYGKIADVNGRVEDSVSGVRVVKSFTNEAFEISRFKEQNGFFRAAKLYAYKIMAGTHSSIYMMTRLLTLVVLVVGAWLSFNGKLSYGELVSFVLYTNVLIKPIDKISALLELYPKGMAGFKRFRELIEQEPEIQDREDAKVIKHLDGDIAFNHVDFNYDASKQVLHDISFDVKAGQTIAFVGPSGAGKTTICSLIPRFYEVTNGAITIDGIDIRNLTQASLRAQIGIVQQDVFLFTGTIRENIAYGKLDASEAEIREAAKKAHLEAFIAELPDGYDTQIGERGLKLSGGQKQRLAIARMFLKNPPILILDEATSALDTETEMIIQQSLTELAENRTTLVIAHRLATIRNADRVLVVTPKGIEEDGTYDELVAQNGIFAKLHHIQFRKGQTEQSVQKDFVELT; encoded by the coding sequence ATGTATAGAAAATTTTTTTCCTACTACAAGCCACATAAACGATTGTTTGTCATCGATTTTTCGAGTGCCATCATTGTAGCAATCTTAGAGCTTGCCTTTCCATTAGCTGTTCAGTGGTTTATCGATGAGTTATTGCCATCAGGCGATTGGGGCATGATTGTGAAAGTAAGTGTCTTATTACTGCTTGTTTATGCAATTAGTACATTCTTGAACTTTATCGTAAACTATTTAGGACATAAACTCGGCATTAACATTGAAACGGATATGCGACAGGAATTATTTACGCATGTACAAAGACAATCATTTCGTTTTTTTGATAATACCAAAACAGGACATATTATGAGTCGGATTACCAATGACTTATTTGATATAGGTGAGTTTGCCCATCACGGACCAGAGGATTTATTTATTGCGATCATGACCTTTATTGGTGCCTTTGCTATTATGTTTAATGTGAACCCTACACTCGCTTTAATTGCAGTGATCATGGTGCCATTTTTAACTTGGCTTGTGACCTTTAGTAATGTCAAAATGAACAATGCATGGAAAACGATGTATGGCAAAATTGCTGATGTCAATGGACGTGTGGAGGATAGTGTATCCGGTGTACGGGTTGTAAAATCCTTTACGAATGAAGCTTTTGAAATTAGCCGATTCAAAGAACAAAATGGATTTTTCCGTGCGGCAAAACTATATGCCTATAAAATTATGGCAGGGACACACTCCAGTATTTACATGATGACACGCCTCTTAACACTAGTAGTGCTTGTTGTCGGTGCTTGGTTAAGCTTTAATGGAAAGCTTTCTTACGGTGAATTAGTAAGCTTTGTCTTATATACGAATGTCTTGATTAAACCAATTGATAAAATTAGTGCATTATTAGAGCTTTATCCGAAGGGGATGGCCGGCTTTAAGCGCTTCCGTGAATTAATCGAACAGGAGCCAGAAATTCAAGATCGTGAGGATGCAAAGGTCATTAAACACTTAGATGGTGATATTGCATTCAATCATGTTGATTTTAATTACGATGCATCAAAACAAGTTTTACATGATATATCATTTGATGTAAAAGCTGGCCAAACGATTGCCTTTGTAGGGCCTTCGGGTGCTGGTAAAACTACAATCTGCTCGTTAATTCCTCGATTTTATGAGGTGACAAATGGTGCTATTACGATTGATGGCATCGATATACGTAATTTGACACAGGCATCATTGCGTGCTCAAATTGGTATCGTACAGCAGGACGTCTTCTTATTTACAGGGACGATTCGCGAAAACATTGCCTATGGAAAATTAGACGCCAGTGAAGCGGAAATTCGAGAGGCAGCGAAAAAGGCTCATTTAGAGGCATTTATCGCAGAGCTACCAGATGGCTACGATACACAAATTGGCGAACGTGGCTTAAAATTATCAGGAGGGCAAAAGCAAAGACTAGCGATTGCTCGTATGTTCCTAAAGAACCCACCGATCTTGATTTTAGACGAGGCAACATCTGCCTTAGATACGGAAACAGAGATGATTATTCAGCAATCATTAACAGAGCTAGCTGAAAATCGTACAACATTAGTTATTGCCCACCGATTGGCAACTATTCGCAATGCAGATCGCGTATTAGTTGTGACACCGAAAGGGATTGAAGAGGATGGTACTTATGACGAGCTTGTTGCTCAAAATGGTATCTTTGCCAAACTCCATCATATTCAATTTCGCAAAGGACAAACAGAACAAAGCGTTCAGAAAGATTTTGTGGAATTGACGTAA
- a CDS encoding RsiV family protein — translation MKVPIPKELDFVVEKALKQGQKKKKNRTPQWVLGSAAAAMLFTAGLNVSPAMARTLSEIPVVGSVIKVLTWTEYEVAEDTYDANIKVPSIENLENQDLANTLNEKYRAEGKTLYDEFMAEVGDLKLNGGGHLGIDSGFEIKTDNDQILSIGRYVVNTVGSSSTVMEYDTIDKENEILITLPMLFKDQHYIETISENIKEQMRTQIAESNQDKVYWVKGAGLADEELMEEFTTIKPDQQFYISDKGKLVISFDKYEVAPGYMGVVEFEIPTDVLKENLVSTKYIH, via the coding sequence ATGAAAGTCCCGATTCCAAAAGAGCTAGACTTCGTGGTTGAAAAAGCACTTAAGCAAGGTCAAAAAAAGAAAAAAAATCGTACACCTCAATGGGTCCTTGGATCTGCCGCTGCAGCCATGCTATTTACAGCTGGTTTAAATGTAAGTCCTGCAATGGCACGTACACTCTCAGAAATTCCCGTGGTTGGTAGTGTGATAAAAGTATTGACTTGGACAGAATATGAAGTGGCTGAAGATACTTATGATGCCAACATTAAAGTACCTTCTATTGAAAACTTAGAAAATCAAGATCTGGCGAATACATTAAATGAAAAGTATCGTGCAGAAGGTAAAACACTTTACGATGAATTTATGGCAGAAGTGGGCGATTTAAAATTAAATGGCGGAGGTCATTTAGGTATTGATAGTGGTTTCGAAATCAAAACTGATAATGACCAAATTTTATCGATCGGCCGTTATGTTGTAAATACTGTTGGTTCGTCTTCAACGGTGATGGAATACGATACGATCGATAAAGAAAACGAAATTTTAATTACTTTACCAATGCTCTTTAAAGATCAGCACTATATTGAAACAATCAGTGAAAATATTAAAGAACAAATGCGTACACAAATAGCTGAATCGAATCAAGATAAAGTTTACTGGGTAAAGGGTGCTGGCCTTGCCGATGAAGAGTTAATGGAGGAATTTACAACTATTAAACCTGATCAGCAATTCTACATTTCTGATAAAGGCAAGCTTGTGATTTCCTTTGATAAATATGAAGTGGCACCTGGCTATATGGGCGTTGTAGAGTTTGAAATCCCAACAGATGTCTTAAAAGAAAATCTTGTAAGCACAAAATATATTCATTAA
- a CDS encoding GerAB/ArcD/ProY family transporter, translated as MKSVGSISILHVIFLSMTVIGLKNHVTIIPPLLDVAKRDGWLSVLFAGGIIFFWLFLLVYIQSKSNQEPIRDWLDSKIGKIGSTIVVYTNAIFLMIIAAFTMVETLQWINTTFLPQTPVIILLFIYTILCILLVATSLQTIVILNVFVLFGVVIFGFFVAFTNMQVKDYELLRPFFEHGFQPVLRGMIFPASGFIELLMLLFLQHQFKERIRWYHFAIMLAILVGLTLGPLIGAITEFGPNEAAKQRYPAYEEWGLVTIGRYIEHLDFFSIYQWLTGTFIRVSFLLYIVADLLKMTGDPKRIWQMLAPPFFILCLPLIMLNESLFLKVKGHYFLTATFIFFFLLSIFFVVVAFLSDKSSKKGKTEKQDRKSGET; from the coding sequence ATGAAAAGTGTAGGATCAATCAGTATTTTACATGTCATCTTCCTATCAATGACTGTTATTGGCTTAAAAAATCATGTAACCATTATTCCTCCACTACTAGATGTGGCCAAAAGAGATGGCTGGCTGTCAGTATTATTTGCTGGAGGAATTATTTTCTTTTGGCTATTTTTATTAGTATATATTCAATCAAAATCTAATCAGGAGCCCATCCGAGATTGGCTCGATTCAAAAATCGGGAAAATTGGCTCTACTATTGTTGTTTATACAAATGCTATTTTTTTAATGATTATCGCTGCTTTTACAATGGTTGAAACATTGCAATGGATTAATACTACATTTTTACCGCAAACGCCTGTTATCATCTTATTATTTATCTACACCATTCTGTGTATTCTTCTTGTGGCGACTAGCTTACAGACAATTGTCATTTTAAACGTTTTTGTATTATTCGGTGTAGTTATCTTTGGCTTTTTCGTTGCCTTTACGAACATGCAGGTGAAAGACTATGAATTATTGCGTCCATTTTTTGAACATGGATTCCAACCTGTATTGCGAGGCATGATTTTCCCTGCATCCGGGTTTATTGAGCTTTTAATGCTGCTATTTTTACAGCATCAATTTAAGGAACGTATTCGCTGGTATCATTTTGCTATTATGCTGGCCATTTTAGTAGGACTGACATTAGGACCATTAATTGGGGCCATTACAGAATTTGGACCGAATGAAGCAGCTAAGCAACGCTATCCTGCCTACGAAGAATGGGGATTAGTGACAATCGGTCGCTATATCGAGCATCTTGACTTTTTCTCCATTTATCAATGGCTGACAGGAACCTTTATTCGTGTTAGTTTCCTTTTGTACATTGTGGCAGATTTATTGAAGATGACAGGAGATCCGAAGCGTATATGGCAAATGCTTGCTCCTCCCTTCTTTATTCTTTGTTTACCATTAATCATGCTAAATGAAAGCTTATTTTTAAAAGTTAAAGGACATTATTTTCTTACAGCCACTTTTATTTTTTTCTTTTTACTCTCAATATTTTTCGTAGTCGTAGCTTTCTTGTCGGATAAATCTTCTAAAAAGGGGAAAACTGAAAAACAAGATAGGAAAAGTGGTGAAACATAA
- a CDS encoding VOC family protein: MKLGAFSVSLSVKDIHKSKLFYENLEFEVMMGDITQNWLIMKNEGCVIGLFQGMFEKNLLTFNPGWNENAENLQSFTDIRAIQKELKAKGMSLLSEADETSNGPANLTIEDPDGNIILLDQHR; this comes from the coding sequence ATGAAACTAGGTGCATTCTCTGTAAGTTTAAGTGTGAAGGATATTCACAAATCAAAATTATTTTACGAAAATCTGGAATTTGAAGTGATGATGGGTGATATAACGCAAAACTGGCTCATTATGAAAAATGAAGGTTGTGTCATTGGTTTATTCCAAGGAATGTTTGAAAAGAACCTTTTAACATTTAATCCAGGATGGAATGAAAATGCTGAGAATCTTCAGTCATTTACAGACATTCGAGCTATTCAAAAAGAGCTTAAAGCAAAGGGGATGTCATTATTATCTGAAGCAGATGAAACAAGCAATGGGCCAGCAAATCTTACAATTGAAGACCCTGATGGTAATATCATCCTTTTAGACCAGCACAGATGA
- a CDS encoding sulfite exporter TauE/SafE family protein — protein sequence MPFDLDVNILLILLLFGFLAAFIDSVVGGGGLISLPALLFVGLPPSAAVATNKLAGTMGSLTSTVTFYRSGKLDIKAVYKLFPFVFFGSMLGAWIVHLMDPSVLKPLMLIMLAAVAIYTIFKKDWGSMTTYKQLTPKRSIIFVIVMTLIGFYDGFLGPGTGSFLLFAFLMVGFDFLQSAGNAKFLNFGSNIAALLMFIYLGQINYAYGLPMGLAQIAGAIVGSKFAIKRGSGYVRKLFIVVTILLLLKNTYDYFS from the coding sequence GTGCCTTTTGATTTAGATGTAAATATTTTATTAATCTTACTCCTCTTCGGTTTTTTAGCAGCCTTTATTGATTCAGTGGTTGGAGGAGGCGGGCTTATCTCTTTACCAGCTCTTCTGTTTGTTGGCCTTCCTCCCTCTGCTGCAGTAGCAACCAATAAATTGGCAGGTACGATGGGTTCCCTTACTAGCACAGTGACATTTTATCGCTCTGGTAAACTAGATATTAAAGCCGTCTATAAGCTATTTCCCTTTGTCTTTTTTGGTTCTATGCTTGGTGCTTGGATTGTCCACTTAATGGACCCAAGTGTATTGAAGCCCTTAATGCTGATTATGCTTGCAGCCGTGGCCATCTATACCATCTTTAAAAAAGACTGGGGCAGTATGACTACCTATAAACAATTAACGCCAAAACGCTCTATTATTTTTGTTATCGTAATGACGCTTATTGGCTTTTATGATGGCTTTTTAGGACCTGGGACAGGCTCATTTTTACTGTTTGCTTTTCTCATGGTTGGTTTTGATTTTTTACAATCGGCGGGGAATGCTAAATTCTTAAATTTTGGCAGTAATATAGCGGCCCTTCTTATGTTTATATACTTAGGACAAATAAATTATGCCTATGGTCTACCAATGGGCCTAGCACAAATTGCAGGTGCCATAGTTGGTTCAAAATTTGCCATTAAACGCGGCAGTGGCTATGTACGTAAATTATTTATCGTTGTGACCATTCTATTACTCTTGAAAAATACATATGACTATTTTTCATGA
- a CDS encoding SRPBCC family protein yields MDNEKIIGQTKSVGFQVGVRRTFPISQEQAWALLTTTEGVRTWLGKGTSVIFEPGHKYHSKTGSGEIRIVKPLEQLRLTWQKEEWSKPSTVQIRILPKDRNKTTISFHQEHLSDQTVREEMKNHWESVLDAIKERTQNI; encoded by the coding sequence ATGGATAACGAAAAAATCATCGGTCAAACGAAAAGTGTCGGCTTTCAAGTAGGGGTTAGAAGGACATTTCCAATTTCGCAGGAGCAAGCATGGGCATTGCTCACGACAACAGAAGGGGTACGTACATGGCTAGGTAAAGGCACTTCAGTTATATTTGAGCCTGGGCACAAATACCATTCAAAGACAGGGTCAGGCGAAATCAGGATTGTTAAACCGTTAGAGCAGCTTCGATTAACTTGGCAAAAGGAAGAGTGGTCAAAACCATCTACCGTACAAATCCGTATTTTACCAAAAGATCGTAATAAAACAACCATTAGCTTTCATCAGGAACATCTTTCTGATCAGACAGTACGAGAAGAAATGAAAAATCATTGGGAAAGTGTACTGGACGCTATTAAAGAAAGGACACAAAATATTTGA
- a CDS encoding spore germination protein yields the protein MPQQEQALDLSTLRKLFQKSADIQFQEYMFNQQKVHFITCDAMIDQQMLNEVIIQRIQYLYDHLDEVPFEENIARHLHVPSIQKVQDKEQLITFVYSGFLLLYFDEGNLLYASNIAQKPNRQPEETRMEVLVKGPRDNFIEDIRVNIALIRKRLPTNSFCVEKMELGKRSKTTVAILYFDDIVDMDILHGIKKQLAAVDTDIVFSGDLLMERVNKNSKLFPKFDYTGRPDYAVQALARGRFIIFVDGVAYAVVTPVNLFLLLKSAEDNEYPIIFSSLERLLRIFGILIGLLLPAFWLALTTYHQNQLPLQLLATVVQAKAGLPLPSSLEMLLMLLMFELFREAGLRLPSVIGGTISVVGGLIIGDAAIRAGVTSPEMIVVIAISTIASFTLVNQSLVTSVSILRVAFIFASAFFGLFGFFVSLYLTLLYLSNIRIYGYSYMNLATDLNWATIKKSIFRLSPKGYTERNKALAPQDYTRTSKGHENKDSPNKNK from the coding sequence ATGCCTCAGCAAGAACAGGCGCTAGATCTTAGTACGCTCAGAAAATTATTTCAAAAATCGGCAGATATTCAATTTCAGGAATATATGTTTAATCAGCAGAAAGTACACTTTATTACGTGTGATGCTATGATTGATCAACAAATGCTTAATGAAGTGATTATTCAACGTATTCAGTATTTATATGATCATTTGGATGAGGTCCCCTTTGAAGAGAATATCGCAAGGCATCTTCATGTTCCAAGTATTCAAAAAGTACAAGACAAGGAACAGCTGATAACTTTTGTCTATAGTGGCTTCTTGTTGTTGTATTTTGATGAAGGCAATCTTTTATATGCAAGCAATATTGCCCAAAAGCCAAATCGTCAACCTGAAGAAACGCGCATGGAGGTTCTTGTTAAAGGACCCAGGGATAATTTCATTGAAGATATTCGCGTCAATATTGCATTGATACGAAAACGCTTGCCGACCAATTCTTTTTGTGTAGAAAAAATGGAGCTTGGGAAACGATCGAAAACTACGGTAGCCATTCTTTACTTTGATGATATTGTGGATATGGATATTTTGCATGGAATCAAAAAGCAGCTTGCAGCCGTCGATACGGATATTGTTTTTAGTGGCGATTTATTGATGGAACGAGTGAATAAAAATTCCAAGCTTTTTCCGAAGTTTGATTATACAGGGCGCCCTGATTATGCGGTTCAAGCCTTGGCAAGAGGTCGATTTATCATTTTTGTAGATGGTGTCGCCTACGCCGTCGTTACACCGGTTAATCTGTTTCTATTACTGAAATCGGCTGAGGATAATGAATACCCTATTATCTTTAGTTCACTCGAGCGATTATTAAGGATATTCGGTATTTTAATTGGGCTATTACTCCCTGCATTCTGGCTTGCCTTAACAACCTATCATCAAAATCAATTGCCACTCCAACTACTCGCAACCGTTGTACAAGCGAAGGCGGGCTTACCGCTCCCCTCTTCGCTTGAAATGCTGCTCATGTTGCTCATGTTTGAATTGTTTCGTGAAGCGGGCTTGCGTCTACCCTCCGTTATAGGTGGGACCATCAGTGTTGTAGGTGGATTAATTATCGGCGATGCTGCTATTCGAGCAGGCGTAACGAGTCCTGAAATGATCGTTGTCATCGCTATTTCTACCATTGCCTCCTTTACATTGGTGAATCAGTCACTTGTTACTTCTGTCAGCATATTGCGTGTCGCCTTTATCTTTGCCAGTGCCTTTTTTGGATTATTCGGCTTCTTTGTTTCTTTATATCTGACCCTGCTTTACTTAAGTAATATTCGAATATACGGTTACTCTTACATGAATCTGGCAACAGATCTAAATTGGGCTACCATTAAAAAATCCATCTTTCGTTTGTCACCTAAGGGCTATACAGAGCGCAACAAAGCACTGGCTCCTCAGGATTATACACGAACTTCAAAAGGGCATGAAAACAAGGATTCTCCAAATAAAAACAAATAG
- a CDS encoding LLM class flavin-dependent oxidoreductase, translating into MRLSMLDQMPIPKGHSAEEAFQRTEQLALLGEELGYHRMWLAEHHNSQSLASSAPEVTAAFLAAKTKRLRIGTGGVMMMHYSPYKLAEVFKTLSGLAPNRIDFGVGRAPGGDHAAIYALAEGRRQRFTEQYDKLEIILKLMNNQKTGEHVYDQVVAAPAHISLPEAWLLGSSGQSAMHAGQLGVGYSYAQFFTGNMSKDIFDAYKAYFTPSYYMDKPQIIVTYAATVAPTLEEAEYLAKPIDISRLQLMKGQIIQTMSPEEAKDYPLTEMDKLTIDNNRKANLVGTPQDVAAFLSAEQERYGFDEVMLNCNQYELESRLNTYRFLAKELI; encoded by the coding sequence ATGAGATTAAGTATGTTAGATCAAATGCCCATTCCAAAAGGTCATTCTGCAGAGGAAGCCTTCCAACGTACAGAACAACTAGCACTACTAGGTGAAGAACTTGGCTATCATCGAATGTGGCTAGCTGAACACCATAATAGTCAGTCATTGGCGAGTTCAGCTCCTGAAGTAACCGCTGCTTTTTTAGCTGCGAAAACAAAACGCCTACGCATTGGTACAGGTGGCGTCATGATGATGCATTATTCACCCTATAAGCTAGCAGAGGTTTTTAAAACATTGTCGGGACTAGCACCAAATCGTATTGATTTTGGTGTGGGTAGAGCTCCTGGCGGTGATCATGCAGCTATTTATGCATTGGCAGAGGGAAGACGACAACGCTTCACGGAACAGTATGATAAGCTCGAAATCATTTTAAAACTGATGAATAATCAAAAAACAGGTGAACATGTCTATGATCAAGTCGTTGCAGCTCCTGCTCATATTTCATTACCAGAGGCTTGGTTACTAGGCTCGAGTGGTCAGAGTGCAATGCATGCTGGACAATTGGGAGTAGGCTATTCGTATGCACAATTTTTCACTGGCAATATGTCAAAGGATATCTTTGATGCCTATAAAGCCTACTTCACACCTTCTTATTATATGGATAAACCACAAATCATTGTGACATATGCAGCAACCGTTGCCCCTACATTAGAAGAAGCGGAATATTTAGCTAAACCGATCGATATTTCTCGTCTTCAATTAATGAAAGGGCAAATCATTCAAACGATGTCACCTGAAGAAGCAAAGGATTATCCATTAACAGAAATGGATAAATTGACGATTGACAATAATCGCAAGGCGAATCTTGTTGGGACCCCACAAGACGTTGCTGCTTTTTTAAGCGCCGAGCAAGAACGCTATGGCTTTGATGAAGTGATGCTAAATTGCAATCAATATGAATTAGAAAGTCGTTTAAATACCTATAGATTCCTGGCAAAGGAATTAATATAG
- a CDS encoding TerC family protein, producing MEAIILEYAWVLVVLIVLEGLLAADNAVVMAVMVKHLPKAQQQKALLYGLVGAFVFRFAALFLITTLVNFWQIQAIGAAYLLFMSIKHIYDSRKASQNSEEIQEPKKQSGFWMTVVKVELADIAFAVDSILAAVAIAVTLPHIGDFDIGGINAGQFAVMFLGGIIGVIMMRFAARWFVKVLDKFPSLETAAFLIVGWVGVKLAVLTLAHEKLGVIPHEFPHSTIWKAIFWIVLVAIALGGYLIGVKNQKKQAQ from the coding sequence TTGGAGGCAATTATTTTAGAATACGCATGGGTACTCGTCGTATTAATTGTATTAGAAGGTTTGTTAGCAGCAGACAACGCAGTCGTAATGGCAGTTATGGTAAAGCATTTACCAAAAGCACAACAACAAAAAGCTTTATTATATGGATTAGTGGGGGCATTTGTTTTCCGTTTCGCCGCATTATTCCTTATTACAACACTCGTTAATTTCTGGCAAATCCAAGCAATAGGTGCAGCTTATCTATTGTTTATGTCTATTAAGCATATTTATGATTCACGGAAAGCATCCCAAAACTCCGAAGAAATCCAAGAGCCGAAAAAACAATCTGGCTTCTGGATGACGGTTGTAAAAGTGGAACTTGCTGATATCGCGTTCGCGGTAGATTCTATCCTAGCAGCGGTTGCTATTGCTGTAACGCTACCACATATCGGCGATTTTGATATCGGTGGTATTAATGCAGGACAATTCGCCGTTATGTTCTTAGGTGGTATTATTGGGGTCATCATGATGCGATTCGCGGCTCGTTGGTTCGTGAAAGTTCTTGATAAATTCCCTTCACTGGAAACAGCTGCCTTCCTAATCGTTGGCTGGGTGGGTGTAAAATTAGCTGTATTAACATTAGCACATGAAAAATTAGGTGTGATTCCACACGAATTCCCCCACTCTACTATTTGGAAAGCTATTTTCTGGATTGTTTTAGTTGCTATTGCATTAGGTGGCTACTTAATCGGTGTCAAAAATCAAAAGAAACAAGCACAATAA
- a CDS encoding PepSY domain-containing protein, whose protein sequence is MVMPSNNQRVSLQHAMQRVPGQIIHYGMDMENGTLVYEIFILTAQNKIYEVEVNAKTGVIRKIEEENDFD, encoded by the coding sequence ATGGTAATGCCATCGAATAATCAAAGGGTATCGCTTCAACATGCTATGCAAAGGGTGCCAGGTCAAATCATACATTATGGCATGGATATGGAAAATGGAACTTTAGTCTATGAAATATTTATTTTGACTGCTCAGAATAAGATTTACGAAGTAGAAGTAAATGCAAAGACAGGCGTCATTCGGAAAATTGAGGAAGAGAATGATTTTGATTAA
- a CDS encoding sigma-70 family RNA polymerase sigma factor yields MRTRNAFQHEEVFVQFIREQKERFYLLAYSYTKNEQDALDVVQDSIQKAMLSLDRLENVTYMKSWFYKIVVRTAIDFLRKHKRLQVTDDDTLQYLTPAQEDVYENVDLEHALDELPQMYREVVILHYFEDLKLADVANILDIKLSTAKSRLYKALKLLKIQLEDVKGETAHG; encoded by the coding sequence ATGAGAACAAGAAATGCATTTCAACATGAAGAGGTGTTTGTCCAATTCATTCGAGAACAAAAAGAGCGTTTTTATTTGCTCGCGTATAGCTATACAAAAAATGAACAGGACGCACTAGATGTTGTACAAGACAGTATCCAAAAAGCCATGCTTTCATTAGATCGACTTGAAAATGTGACCTATATGAAAAGCTGGTTTTATAAAATAGTTGTCCGTACAGCCATAGATTTTTTACGTAAGCATAAACGCTTACAAGTGACAGATGATGATACATTACAATATTTAACACCTGCTCAAGAGGATGTTTATGAGAATGTTGACTTGGAGCATGCGTTGGATGAACTCCCGCAAATGTATCGAGAGGTTGTCATTCTCCATTATTTCGAGGATTTAAAACTCGCTGACGTGGCGAACATCCTCGACATTAAGTTGAGTACAGCCAAATCACGTCTTTATAAAGCATTAAAACTATTGAAAATACAACTGGAAGATGTGAAGGGAGAAACTGCACATGGATAA